One part of the Chthonomonadales bacterium genome encodes these proteins:
- a CDS encoding PqqD family protein produces MAVPQDDCPRRDPAVQEQLLADELMLFRAEGGRVGVLNSTAAFVWARCDGEHTVERIRRELADSHAGVEGHDVAGEVDAALRALREGGLLTEG; encoded by the coding sequence ATGGCCGTTCCGCAAGATGACTGCCCCCGGCGCGACCCCGCCGTCCAGGAGCAGTTGCTCGCTGACGAACTGATGCTCTTTCGTGCCGAGGGTGGCCGCGTGGGCGTGCTCAACTCGACCGCCGCCTTCGTGTGGGCGCGGTGCGACGGCGAGCACACGGTGGAGCGGATCCGGCGAGAGCTTGCGGATAGTCACGCCGGCGTCGAGGGGCACGACGTGGCTGGCGAAGTGGACGCCGCGCTGCGCGCACTGCGCGAGGGGGGCCTGCTGACGGAGGGGTAG
- a CDS encoding alpha-mannosidase: MARPEPVLHAIGNAHIDPVWLWRWPEGLETIRATFRSALDRMSEYPDFAFCGSSAAFYALLEEADPAMLAEIVERVREGRWEIVGGWWVQPDANIPCGESLVRQALYGQRWFQRAFGVMAAVGYNPDTFGHPSTLPQLLRGAGLTRYVFMRPGPHEKAIPSSVFRWRSPDGSEVMAARIARAYCSWGEDLREHVVLSHAERPGELAPYIVFYGVGNHGGGPTRANIDSLHALAAEPGIPPVRLSTLDAFFEEVDADIAAGAEAPVVTDDLQHHARGCYTAHSEVKRQNRRVEHLLMTAEKVAAAAWMELGRSYPRAEMEGAWRCLLFNQFHDILAGTSLPEAYEDARDAFGAAAATAGRVLHTALQGLTARIDTRGEGSALVLFNPLPWPVTAPVEIERGAASIADEEGRPVCAQAVQPTTIAGQRRSCFVAELPAMGYRIFREIPGMGAGAPSRSFSVSESGIENDWWTLRLDPETGGIASLLDRESGVEVLAGPAGVGIVLEDRSDTWSHAVASFRQEVGRFGGARVVVEEDGPVRACLRVQSAWGASTIEQRLFLYREVEVIECRVTVDWRERLRMLKLAFPLAIEEAEATWDVPYGCIARAATGEEQPGQQWLDVTGWARTETGERVRYGATLLNDGKYGSDVLGAEMRLSALRSPAYAHHDPNRLDPARGYAWIDQGAQTLTWRLVPHAGPWQAAAVARRAHELNVGPLWVNEYAHDGPLPARASFLEASPDNVVLTVCKPAEDGEAVIVRGYEAAGRQTEARLRLPRAGLEWRARFGAHQVRSWRVTPGADAVEVDLLERAATP; encoded by the coding sequence ATGGCCCGCCCCGAGCCCGTCCTGCACGCCATCGGCAACGCCCACATCGACCCCGTCTGGCTCTGGCGCTGGCCGGAAGGCCTCGAGACCATCCGCGCCACCTTCCGCTCCGCTCTCGACCGCATGAGCGAGTACCCGGACTTCGCGTTCTGCGGAAGCTCGGCCGCCTTCTACGCGCTGCTGGAAGAGGCCGACCCCGCCATGCTCGCCGAGATCGTGGAGCGGGTGCGCGAGGGACGCTGGGAGATCGTGGGCGGCTGGTGGGTGCAGCCGGACGCGAACATCCCGTGCGGCGAATCGCTCGTGCGCCAGGCGCTCTACGGCCAGCGCTGGTTCCAGCGCGCCTTCGGCGTGATGGCGGCCGTGGGCTACAACCCCGACACGTTCGGGCACCCGAGCACGCTGCCGCAACTCCTCCGCGGCGCCGGGCTCACCCGCTACGTCTTCATGCGGCCGGGACCGCATGAGAAGGCAATTCCGTCCAGCGTGTTCCGCTGGCGCTCTCCGGACGGAAGCGAGGTCATGGCCGCCCGCATCGCGCGCGCCTACTGCTCGTGGGGCGAGGACCTGCGAGAGCACGTCGTGCTCAGCCACGCGGAGCGGCCAGGCGAGCTCGCGCCCTACATCGTGTTCTACGGCGTGGGCAACCACGGCGGCGGGCCCACGCGCGCCAACATCGACTCGCTGCACGCGCTGGCCGCCGAGCCCGGCATACCCCCCGTGCGGCTCAGCACGCTCGACGCCTTCTTCGAGGAGGTTGACGCCGACATTGCCGCCGGCGCCGAGGCGCCCGTGGTCACCGACGACCTGCAGCACCATGCCCGCGGCTGCTACACCGCGCACTCCGAGGTGAAGCGGCAGAACCGGCGCGTGGAGCACCTCCTGATGACCGCCGAGAAGGTAGCGGCCGCCGCCTGGATGGAGCTCGGCCGGAGCTATCCGCGCGCGGAGATGGAGGGGGCGTGGCGCTGCCTGCTGTTCAACCAGTTCCACGACATCCTGGCCGGCACCAGCCTCCCGGAGGCCTACGAGGACGCGCGCGACGCGTTCGGCGCCGCCGCGGCCACGGCCGGCCGCGTGCTGCACACCGCCCTGCAGGGCCTCACGGCCCGTATCGACACGCGCGGCGAGGGCAGCGCCCTCGTCCTCTTCAACCCGTTGCCCTGGCCCGTCACCGCGCCCGTCGAGATCGAGCGGGGCGCCGCCAGCATCGCGGACGAGGAGGGGCGCCCCGTGTGCGCGCAGGCCGTGCAGCCGACCACGATCGCCGGCCAGCGGCGGAGCTGCTTCGTGGCGGAGCTGCCGGCGATGGGCTACCGCATCTTCCGCGAGATCCCCGGCATGGGGGCCGGCGCGCCCTCCCGGTCGTTCTCCGTGTCGGAGAGCGGCATCGAGAACGACTGGTGGACCCTGCGGCTCGACCCGGAGACGGGCGGAATCGCCTCCTTGCTCGACCGCGAGAGCGGAGTTGAGGTGCTGGCCGGCCCGGCGGGCGTCGGCATCGTGCTGGAGGATCGAAGCGACACCTGGAGCCACGCCGTCGCCTCGTTTCGCCAGGAGGTCGGGCGGTTCGGCGGCGCTCGCGTCGTGGTGGAGGAGGACGGGCCGGTGCGCGCCTGTCTGCGCGTGCAGTCGGCCTGGGGCGCCTCCACCATCGAGCAGCGCCTGTTCCTGTATCGCGAGGTCGAGGTGATCGAGTGCCGCGTCACGGTGGACTGGCGGGAGCGCCTGCGCATGCTTAAGCTGGCCTTTCCTCTCGCGATCGAGGAGGCCGAGGCCACCTGGGACGTTCCGTACGGCTGCATTGCTCGCGCGGCCACCGGCGAGGAACAACCCGGCCAGCAGTGGCTGGACGTGACCGGGTGGGCGCGAACGGAGACCGGTGAGCGCGTGCGCTATGGGGCCACCCTGCTGAACGACGGCAAGTACGGCTCCGACGTGCTGGGCGCGGAGATGCGCCTGAGCGCGCTGCGAAGCCCGGCCTACGCCCACCATGACCCCAACCGGCTCGACCCGGCGCGCGGCTACGCGTGGATCGACCAGGGGGCTCAGACCCTGACGTGGCGCCTCGTGCCGCACGCCGGCCCGTGGCAGGCGGCTGCCGTGGCGCGCCGAGCCCACGAGCTCAACGTGGGGCCGCTGTGGGTGAACGAGTACGCGCACGATGGGCCGCTCCCCGCGCGCGCCTCCTTCCTCGAGGCGTCGCCCGACAACGTCGTCCTGACGGTCTGCAAGCCCGCCGAGGACGGCGAGGCTGTCATCGTGCGCGGCTATGAGGCCGCCGGCCGCCAGACCGAGGCGCGCCTCCGCCTTCCGCGCGCCGGGCTGGAGTGGCGCGCGCGCTTCGGCGCGCACCAGGTGCGGAGCTGGCGCGTCACCCCCGGGGCGGACGCGGTGGAAGTCGACCTGCTGGAGCGCGCGGCGACGCCCTGA
- a CDS encoding DUF4965 domain-containing protein, with the protein MQHSVSVPAALEAEQPALPVFRAPAVPLVAHDPYFSVWSMADRLTDDWPRHWTGAPRALCGMARIDGHAFRFCGPAPAEVEAMPQTLLQITPTRTTYAWEAAGVRLGLTFLSPLLPQDLDVLSRPVTYLTWGVRSVDGRPHHVELYLDASAEWAVNTPDQPVVWGRHVLPGLDVLWCECEEQPTLRKQGDNLRIDWGRFYVAAVREKGLRQAIAGHGVARGAFAKDGALPEADDARLPRPANDDWPVLATALDLGAVGPEPVSRRVLLAYDDLYSIELMGRHLRPYWRRNGMAARDLLARAAADHDDVAARCTELDHEMTADLCRAGGTGFAHLAILSYRQCLAASKLAADASGAPLLFAKENFSNGCIATVDVIYPACPLFLLLSTQLLRAQLTPLLDYAASAAWPFPFAPHDLGTYPKANGQVYGGGSRTEDDQMPVEESGNMLIMLAAMARADGTADYALRYWPTLERWAAYLLEKGMDPENQLCTDDFSGHLAHNANLSIKAIVALAAFAQMSDLAGHAAEAARYRAAARGMAAEWVRRADDGDHYRLAFDKPGTWSQKYNLVWDRLLCLDLFPPEVARAEMRAYRARLGPYGLPLDSRGEYTKLDWQVWSATLTGDREDQDAILGPIARFVAETPDRVPLTDWYWTQDARKAGFQARSVVGGVFLPLLADRDAWRRWLARGQ; encoded by the coding sequence GTGCAGCATTCGGTGAGCGTCCCCGCCGCCCTGGAAGCCGAGCAGCCCGCGCTGCCCGTCTTTCGCGCGCCCGCCGTTCCGCTCGTGGCGCACGACCCCTACTTCAGCGTCTGGTCGATGGCCGACCGGCTGACCGACGACTGGCCCAGGCACTGGACCGGAGCGCCGCGCGCCCTGTGCGGCATGGCGCGCATCGACGGCCACGCCTTCCGTTTCTGCGGCCCCGCTCCCGCCGAGGTCGAGGCGATGCCGCAGACGCTGCTCCAGATAACCCCGACGCGCACGACGTACGCCTGGGAGGCCGCGGGCGTGCGGCTTGGGCTCACCTTCCTCTCGCCGCTCCTGCCCCAGGACCTCGACGTGCTCTCGCGCCCGGTTACCTACCTCACCTGGGGAGTGCGATCCGTCGACGGCCGCCCGCACCACGTCGAGCTCTACCTGGATGCCAGCGCCGAGTGGGCCGTCAACACTCCGGACCAGCCCGTCGTCTGGGGGCGCCACGTGCTGCCCGGACTCGACGTGCTCTGGTGCGAGTGCGAGGAGCAGCCCACCCTGCGCAAGCAGGGCGACAACCTCCGGATCGACTGGGGCCGTTTCTACGTGGCCGCGGTTCGCGAGAAGGGGTTGCGCCAGGCGATCGCCGGCCACGGGGTCGCCCGCGGCGCGTTCGCGAAGGACGGCGCGCTCCCGGAGGCGGACGACGCGCGCCTGCCGCGCCCGGCGAACGACGACTGGCCGGTACTCGCGACCGCGCTCGACCTCGGCGCCGTTGGACCGGAGCCCGTGAGCCGGCGCGTGCTGCTGGCCTACGACGACCTCTACTCCATCGAGCTGATGGGCCGCCACCTGCGGCCCTACTGGCGCCGCAACGGCATGGCCGCCCGCGACCTGCTGGCGCGGGCGGCCGCCGACCACGACGACGTCGCCGCCCGCTGTACCGAGCTCGACCACGAGATGACGGCCGACCTGTGCCGCGCGGGCGGGACAGGCTTCGCTCACCTGGCCATCCTGTCCTACCGGCAGTGCCTGGCGGCGAGCAAGCTGGCCGCCGACGCCTCCGGCGCCCCGCTCCTCTTCGCCAAGGAGAACTTCAGCAACGGCTGCATCGCCACCGTCGACGTCATCTACCCGGCCTGCCCGCTCTTCCTTCTGCTCAGCACGCAGCTCCTGCGCGCCCAGCTCACGCCGCTGCTGGACTACGCCGCCTCGGCGGCGTGGCCCTTCCCCTTCGCGCCGCACGACCTGGGCACCTACCCGAAGGCCAACGGTCAGGTCTACGGCGGCGGAAGCCGCACCGAGGACGACCAGATGCCCGTGGAGGAGTCGGGCAACATGCTCATCATGCTGGCGGCCATGGCGCGCGCCGACGGCACGGCCGACTACGCGCTCCGCTACTGGCCGACCCTCGAGCGCTGGGCTGCCTACCTGCTCGAGAAGGGCATGGACCCGGAGAACCAGTTGTGTACCGATGACTTCTCGGGGCACCTGGCGCACAACGCGAACCTGTCCATCAAGGCCATCGTCGCGCTCGCCGCGTTCGCGCAGATGAGCGACCTGGCGGGACACGCCGCCGAGGCCGCGCGCTACCGAGCCGCGGCGCGCGGAATGGCAGCCGAGTGGGTGCGCCGGGCCGACGACGGCGATCACTACCGGCTGGCGTTCGACAAGCCCGGCACCTGGAGCCAGAAGTACAACCTGGTGTGGGACCGCCTTCTCTGCCTTGACCTCTTCCCGCCCGAGGTCGCCCGCGCCGAGATGCGCGCCTACCGGGCGCGCCTCGGCCCGTACGGCCTCCCTCTCGACAGCCGCGGCGAGTACACCAAGCTGGACTGGCAGGTGTGGAGCGCGACGCTCACGGGCGATCGCGAGGACCAGGACGCCATCCTTGGCCCGATCGCCCGCTTCGTCGCGGAGACGCCCGACCGCGTGCCCCTGACGGACTGGTACTGGACGCAGGACGCTCGAAAGGCCGGCTTCCAGGCGCGTTCCGTGGTGGGCGGCGTCTTCCTGCCGCTGCTGGCCGATCGGGACGCATGGCGCAGATGGCTCGCACGGGGGCAATGA
- a CDS encoding Gfo/Idh/MocA family oxidoreductase, with protein MARTYRVGVASMVHDHVWGELRHWAEQPNARLVAAGDENAELREKARDGFGVERLYDSWQQMLEEEELDIVQAASDNRSGADIVEACAARGIHVVSEKPMSATLAQANRMVAAARRAGIRLLINWPTAWSPAVQEMERRILAGEIGQVTYFKQRSAHNGPKEIGCSRYFWEWLYDEERNGAGALMDYCCYSADMCARFLGLPRQVTGFRGVFVKDYPLPDDNAIILMRYPHAFGVAEASWTQTVHYATPNPVAYGTGGSIAIAGSKVIVQRPEGVEEIEPAPLRAPLQSAPQYLIHCLEAGVAVEGFCSMEVSRDAQEILEAGKRAADTGQTMQLPLD; from the coding sequence ATGGCCAGGACCTACCGCGTGGGCGTGGCAAGCATGGTGCACGACCACGTCTGGGGCGAATTGCGCCACTGGGCCGAGCAGCCCAACGCGCGGCTCGTGGCGGCCGGCGATGAGAACGCGGAGCTTCGCGAGAAGGCGCGCGACGGCTTCGGCGTCGAGCGGCTCTACGACTCCTGGCAGCAGATGCTGGAGGAGGAGGAGCTCGACATCGTGCAGGCGGCGAGCGATAACCGCTCCGGCGCCGACATCGTTGAGGCGTGCGCCGCCCGCGGAATCCACGTGGTGAGCGAGAAGCCGATGAGCGCCACGCTCGCCCAGGCCAACCGCATGGTGGCCGCCGCGCGCCGCGCCGGCATCCGTCTGCTGATCAACTGGCCCACGGCATGGTCGCCCGCCGTGCAGGAGATGGAGCGGCGCATCCTCGCCGGCGAGATCGGGCAGGTCACCTACTTCAAGCAGCGCAGCGCGCACAACGGCCCCAAGGAGATCGGATGCTCCCGCTACTTCTGGGAGTGGCTCTACGACGAGGAGCGCAACGGCGCGGGCGCGCTGATGGACTACTGCTGCTACTCGGCCGACATGTGCGCCCGCTTCCTCGGCCTTCCCCGGCAGGTCACCGGATTCCGCGGCGTCTTCGTGAAGGACTACCCGCTGCCGGACGACAACGCGATCATCCTGATGAGATACCCGCACGCCTTCGGAGTGGCCGAGGCCTCGTGGACGCAGACGGTGCACTACGCGACGCCGAACCCGGTGGCCTACGGGACGGGCGGAAGCATCGCGATCGCGGGCTCGAAGGTGATCGTCCAGCGGCCGGAGGGCGTCGAGGAGATCGAGCCAGCGCCGCTGCGCGCGCCGCTGCAGAGCGCCCCGCAGTATCTGATCCACTGCCTGGAGGCCGGCGTGGCGGTCGAGGGGTTCTGCTCGATGGAGGTGAGCCGCGACGCCCAGGAGATCCTGGAGGCGGGCAAGCGCGCGGCAGACACCGGCCAGACCATGCAGCTTCCGCTGGACTGA
- a CDS encoding FKBP-type peptidyl-prolyl cis-trans isomerase gives MPCRAGRSGAPERAATVGRTIGIIVLLAIIVLAIGSLWSGPQGPETKPAPEQKPTEQVGPLQINMGAAGKGKLGIKDLVVGKGPMPKPGQTVEVQYTGRLTDGTKFDSSYDHGQPFSFVLGEGNVIEGWDEGLKTMRVGGKRQLTVPPSLGYGPAGTPDGKIPPNSTLIFDIELLSVR, from the coding sequence ATGCCGTGCCGAGCCGGCCGGTCTGGGGCGCCGGAAAGGGCTGCGACCGTGGGCCGTACCATCGGGATCATCGTTCTGCTCGCCATCATCGTGCTCGCCATCGGCTCGCTCTGGTCGGGCCCGCAGGGGCCGGAGACGAAGCCTGCCCCGGAGCAAAAGCCGACCGAGCAGGTCGGACCGCTTCAGATCAACATGGGCGCCGCAGGCAAGGGCAAGCTGGGCATCAAGGACCTGGTTGTGGGCAAGGGGCCCATGCCGAAGCCCGGACAGACGGTGGAGGTGCAGTACACTGGCCGGCTGACGGACGGTACGAAGTTCGACAGCAGCTACGACCACGGCCAGCCGTTCTCGTTCGTTCTGGGCGAGGGCAACGTGATCGAGGGCTGGGACGAGGGCCTTAAGACGATGCGCGTGGGCGGCAAACGCCAACTGACCGTGCCACCGTCGCTCGGCTACGGCCCGGCCGGCACGCCGGACGGGAAGATCCCGCCCAACTCCACCCTGATCTTCGACATTGAGCTCCTTTCGGTGCGCTGA
- a CDS encoding pyridoxal-phosphate dependent enzyme gives MFTRRLQLAALPTPLHRLERLSASAGADVWAKRDDLTGYALGGNKVRKAEYLLADALEQGATAVITAGALQSNHARVVAVASSRCGLSCHLVLSGPAGAPVVGNLALDRLAGAAVHRVDTSAEREVRMADLAEQLRRAGERPYTIPVGGSNWMGAQGYAAAAAELAAQLAALPEAPTRVLFATSSGGTAAGLAAGRAATGARFGLLGVRVDRDPDAEAAILGVARVLAERLGAAAPIAAGDIALEEGFVGEGYGVPSAEGQAAVERLWREEGLLLDPVYTAKAIAGLLALAARGAFAGERVVFLHTGGGPALVAER, from the coding sequence ATGTTCACCCGCCGCCTCCAACTGGCCGCGCTGCCCACGCCCCTGCACCGACTGGAGCGCCTCTCCGCCTCGGCCGGCGCCGACGTGTGGGCGAAGCGCGACGACCTCACCGGCTACGCGCTCGGCGGCAACAAGGTGCGCAAGGCGGAGTACCTCCTGGCGGATGCCTTGGAGCAGGGCGCCACCGCCGTCATCACCGCCGGCGCCCTGCAGTCCAACCACGCTCGCGTGGTCGCCGTCGCCTCGAGTCGCTGCGGGCTCTCGTGTCACCTGGTGCTGTCCGGGCCCGCCGGAGCCCCGGTCGTCGGCAACCTGGCCCTCGATCGGCTCGCGGGCGCCGCCGTCCATCGTGTCGACACCTCCGCGGAGCGCGAGGTCCGAATGGCCGATCTAGCCGAGCAACTGCGCCGCGCCGGCGAGCGGCCCTACACCATCCCCGTCGGCGGCTCCAACTGGATGGGCGCTCAGGGCTACGCCGCGGCGGCTGCAGAGCTCGCCGCACAGCTCGCCGCGCTGCCGGAAGCGCCCACGCGTGTCCTGTTCGCCACCTCCAGTGGTGGCACGGCGGCGGGTCTGGCGGCCGGCCGCGCCGCGACGGGAGCTCGCTTTGGTCTGCTCGGCGTGCGCGTGGACCGCGACCCGGATGCGGAGGCCGCCATCCTGGGAGTGGCGCGAGTACTTGCGGAGAGGCTGGGCGCGGCCGCGCCGATCGCGGCCGGCGACATCGCCCTCGAGGAGGGTTTCGTGGGCGAGGGCTACGGCGTTCCCAGCGCGGAGGGACAGGCCGCCGTGGAGCGCCTATGGCGCGAGGAAGGTCTGCTGCTGGATCCCGTATACACCGCGAAGGCCATAGCCGGCCTGCTCGCGTTGGCCGCGCGGGGCGCGTTCGCCGGTGAGCGCGTTGTGTTTCTGCACACGGGCGGCGGCCCGGCCCTCGTGGCGGAACGGTGA
- a CDS encoding DEAD/DEAH box helicase, with product MSIQVPGTFHPEAPKRTPDSFDALGLSQPVLRAVKAEGYESPTPIQSQAIPHVLEGRDLLGCAQTGTGKTAAFALPILHRLGGATRHGRRPIRALVLTPTRELAVQIHDAFRAYGRYAGLRCTVVHGGVSQNPQTSALGQGVDILVATPGRLLDLMGQGFIDLRLVESFVLDEADRMLDMGFIHDVRRIVASLPARRQTLLFSATMPPEIRDLAGAILTEPITVHAAPPAARADRIEQTVYYVDRARKPDLLRRILDEQEVTRVLVFTRTKHGADRLGRQLARSGIQAAILHGDKAQGARQRAIESFRTRATPVLVATDVAARGLDIDAISHVVNYDLPAEPETYVHRIGRTARAGASGVALSFCDFEERAQLFAIERLIREPLPVVRDAASTPSDQPLPEPTVPERAEHLTPATQPSVPVRPLRRPRPVYRTRRARR from the coding sequence ATGAGTATACAAGTTCCCGGTACGTTCCACCCCGAAGCCCCAAAGAGAACACCCGACTCGTTCGACGCCCTCGGCCTCTCGCAGCCTGTCCTTCGCGCCGTCAAGGCGGAAGGTTACGAGTCGCCAACGCCCATCCAGTCGCAGGCCATCCCACACGTGCTGGAGGGGCGCGACCTCCTCGGATGCGCGCAGACCGGCACGGGCAAGACGGCAGCCTTCGCGCTGCCGATCCTCCACCGGCTGGGCGGCGCGACGAGGCACGGGCGCCGGCCTATCCGCGCCCTCGTGCTCACGCCGACGCGCGAGCTCGCCGTTCAGATCCACGACGCCTTCCGCGCCTACGGCCGCTACGCCGGCCTGCGCTGCACCGTGGTTCACGGCGGCGTAAGCCAGAACCCGCAGACCAGCGCGCTGGGTCAGGGCGTCGATATCCTGGTCGCCACGCCCGGACGGCTTCTCGACCTGATGGGCCAGGGCTTCATCGACCTGCGCCTCGTCGAGAGCTTCGTGCTCGATGAGGCGGACCGCATGCTCGACATGGGGTTCATCCACGACGTGCGCCGCATCGTGGCCTCGCTGCCTGCCCGGCGGCAGACGCTGCTCTTCTCGGCCACCATGCCCCCGGAGATCCGCGACCTCGCCGGCGCGATCCTCACCGAGCCGATCACCGTGCACGCCGCCCCGCCCGCCGCCCGCGCCGACCGCATCGAGCAGACCGTCTACTACGTGGACCGGGCGCGCAAGCCAGACCTGCTTCGCCGCATCCTCGACGAACAGGAGGTGACGCGGGTCCTCGTGTTCACCCGCACCAAGCACGGCGCTGACCGCCTGGGCCGGCAACTCGCGCGGAGCGGCATTCAGGCGGCCATCCTGCACGGCGACAAGGCGCAGGGCGCCCGCCAGAGGGCCATCGAGAGCTTCCGCACGCGCGCCACTCCCGTGCTCGTCGCCACCGACGTGGCCGCTCGCGGGCTGGACATCGACGCCATCTCGCACGTCGTCAACTACGATCTGCCGGCGGAGCCCGAGACCTACGTGCACCGCATCGGCCGCACGGCGCGGGCCGGCGCCTCTGGCGTCGCCCTCTCCTTCTGCGACTTCGAGGAGCGCGCGCAGCTCTTCGCGATCGAGCGGCTCATCCGGGAGCCGCTGCCGGTGGTGCGAGATGCCGCCTCGACGCCGTCGGACCAGCCGCTGCCGGAGCCGACCGTTCCCGAGCGTGCCGAGCACCTGACGCCCGCGACGCAGCCGAGTGTGCCCGTGCGCCCGCTCCGCCGTCCGCGCCCAGTCTACCGAACGCGCCGCGCCCGGCGCTGA
- a CDS encoding GH32 C-terminal domain-containing protein, protein MRAAMTTSRRLATAALAALALLGAAAAEAGPRKDRMRNLTDKTLVAWVALAGLDQRGGSAITLDSGAGPFDGIVYAEIEPRRWMPGSEFWKRTPREQAALRAETSAPGQIVQMAAVYRGREVTLYRNGEEYARHEVQEPLEVGEGSAVVLGLRHLQAGDRACLAGEIEDARVYRGALTPAELGKLAPNRPGGPRPLAWFSFEGGSAADRAGTFAAGRLHGAAAIRGGRLVLPGGIAYMVAGAEVSAKRDPARWPAYHLTAPPEEGVCAPFDPNGCIWWKGRYHLMYIYQDPARANGGHTWGHLSSPDLVHWTRHPPALAPEPGDADEGTFSGNAFIDKDGVPMLCWFGLEAGVCVATAEDDDLIRWRKHPANPIIPIPKPGDPMHGRYTVWDPYLWLDDGVYRCLLGGNRLPNGKDTLYLCRSNDLVHWEPVGPFYEHADPGWTGEDEDCSCPDFFRLGDRWALLCISHRVGARVYVGRREGERFLPERHVRMNWPGGMFFAPESLRAADGRRIFWAWVTDPRVRPAQNATGSGTMSLPRELSLAPDGTPRIAPARETEALRRRRHAANPVDLPDGEDVTLRGIRGDCLEIAVEIAVGTAREVGLKVRCAPDGSEETAIWYDAERGVLRMDMSHSSLSDEVTYGQPPFASYGFQRAADNPKPYTRFEAPLALAPGEPLRLRVYLDRPMVEAFANDRQCVTQQVFPSRRDSVLVRAGARGGVAHVRSAEAWEMAPIVYRKDAGR, encoded by the coding sequence ATGCGCGCCGCGATGACGACGAGCCGCCGCCTCGCGACCGCGGCGCTCGCCGCGCTGGCGCTCCTTGGCGCCGCCGCGGCGGAGGCCGGACCACGGAAGGACCGCATGAGGAACCTGACCGACAAGACGCTCGTGGCCTGGGTGGCCCTGGCCGGTCTTGATCAGCGCGGCGGGAGCGCTATTACCCTCGATAGCGGCGCTGGCCCGTTCGACGGCATCGTCTACGCAGAGATCGAGCCCAGGCGCTGGATGCCCGGAAGCGAGTTCTGGAAGCGCACCCCGCGCGAACAGGCCGCGCTACGCGCCGAGACCTCGGCTCCTGGTCAGATCGTGCAGATGGCGGCCGTCTACCGGGGGCGCGAGGTGACCCTCTACCGCAACGGCGAGGAGTACGCGCGCCACGAGGTCCAGGAGCCACTGGAGGTCGGCGAAGGCAGCGCCGTCGTGCTCGGCCTGCGCCACCTGCAGGCAGGCGACCGGGCCTGCCTGGCGGGGGAGATCGAGGACGCACGGGTCTACCGAGGCGCGCTCACGCCCGCCGAGCTTGGCAAGCTCGCCCCGAACCGGCCGGGTGGGCCGAGGCCGCTGGCCTGGTTCAGCTTCGAGGGCGGAAGCGCCGCTGACCGCGCGGGCACCTTCGCCGCGGGGCGCCTCCACGGCGCCGCCGCGATCCGCGGAGGGCGGCTCGTGCTGCCGGGAGGCATCGCGTACATGGTGGCGGGCGCGGAGGTCTCCGCGAAGCGCGACCCTGCGCGCTGGCCGGCCTACCATCTGACGGCGCCGCCCGAGGAGGGCGTCTGCGCCCCGTTCGACCCGAACGGCTGCATCTGGTGGAAGGGTCGCTACCACCTGATGTACATCTACCAGGACCCCGCGCGCGCCAACGGCGGCCACACCTGGGGCCATCTATCCAGCCCCGACCTGGTGCACTGGACGCGCCACCCGCCCGCCCTGGCGCCCGAGCCCGGCGACGCCGACGAGGGCACCTTCAGCGGCAACGCCTTCATTGACAAAGACGGCGTGCCCATGCTCTGCTGGTTTGGCCTGGAGGCAGGCGTCTGCGTGGCGACCGCTGAGGACGACGACCTGATCCGCTGGAGGAAGCACCCGGCCAACCCGATCATCCCGATCCCGAAGCCCGGTGATCCGATGCACGGTCGCTACACCGTGTGGGACCCGTACCTGTGGCTGGACGATGGCGTCTACCGCTGCCTGCTTGGCGGCAACCGCCTGCCCAATGGCAAGGACACGCTCTACCTCTGCCGCTCCAACGACCTGGTGCACTGGGAGCCCGTCGGTCCGTTCTACGAGCACGCGGACCCCGGCTGGACGGGGGAGGACGAGGACTGTTCCTGCCCGGACTTCTTTCGGCTGGGCGATCGCTGGGCGCTGCTCTGCATCAGCCACAGGGTCGGCGCTCGCGTCTACGTGGGGCGGCGCGAGGGCGAGCGGTTCCTGCCCGAGCGCCACGTCCGCATGAACTGGCCGGGCGGCATGTTCTTCGCGCCGGAAAGCCTGCGCGCAGCAGACGGCCGGCGCATCTTCTGGGCCTGGGTGACCGACCCGCGCGTGCGGCCCGCGCAGAACGCCACCGGCTCGGGGACGATGAGCCTCCCGCGCGAGCTCTCGCTGGCGCCGGACGGCACGCCGCGGATCGCGCCGGCGCGGGAGACGGAGGCGCTGCGGCGCCGCCGGCACGCCGCGAACCCCGTGGACCTGCCGGACGGCGAGGACGTGACGCTGCGCGGCATTCGCGGCGACTGCTTGGAGATCGCCGTCGAGATCGCCGTTGGCACGGCGCGCGAGGTCGGGCTGAAGGTCCGCTGCGCGCCCGACGGCTCGGAGGAGACCGCGATCTGGTACGATGCCGAGCGTGGCGTGCTTCGGATGGACATGTCGCACTCGAGTCTGAGCGACGAGGTGACCTACGGCCAACCGCCGTTCGCTTCCTACGGCTTCCAGCGCGCTGCCGACAACCCGAAGCCCTACACGCGGTTCGAGGCTCCCCTGGCGCTCGCGCCGGGAGAGCCCCTGCGCCTGCGCGTCTACCTGGACCGGCCGATGGTGGAGGCGTTCGCCAACGACCGCCAGTGCGTGACGCAGCAGGTGTTCCCGTCGCGGCGCGACAGCGTGCTGGTGCGAGCGGGAGCGCGCGGCGGCGTCGCGCACGTTCGGTCGGCCGAGGCCTGGGAGATGGCGCCGATCGTCTACCGCAAGGATGCCGGGCGCTGA